A window from Synechococcus sp. RSCCF101 encodes these proteins:
- a CDS encoding PilZ domain-containing protein: protein MVRTEADRYSRGTMGQTQKLAVWTSNHREANRMNSLQPHNNGPSDETSQSVRVDTELRPSLLPQASEPSGGSRRDSERFDVVSCAPLRIRSDSTDSDQWIVADLLDVSLSGFCLLLIGDHKLESGTEVTLDVSNHPDMGARDLKGSVCWCVADIFVCTIGVRLSEPLARLPKLAPAEDAPMELLAG, encoded by the coding sequence GTGGTCAGAACGGAAGCTGATCGGTATAGTCGTGGCACGATGGGTCAGACGCAAAAGCTTGCTGTCTGGACGTCCAACCACCGGGAGGCCAATCGGATGAACAGCCTTCAACCGCATAACAACGGTCCTTCTGACGAAACGTCTCAATCCGTGCGCGTCGACACAGAACTCCGGCCAAGCCTTCTTCCACAGGCGTCTGAGCCGAGCGGCGGCAGCCGGCGGGACAGCGAACGTTTTGATGTCGTCTCCTGCGCGCCGCTTCGCATCCGCAGCGATTCGACCGACAGCGACCAGTGGATCGTGGCCGATCTCCTGGATGTGAGCCTGTCCGGGTTCTGCCTCCTGTTGATCGGAGATCACAAACTCGAGTCCGGCACAGAGGTGACGCTTGATGTGAGCAACCATCCCGACATGGGAGCCCGGGATCTGAAAGGCTCGGTCTGCTGGTGTGTGGCCGACATCTTCGTTTGCACCATCGGAGTGCGCCTGTCCGAACCGCTGGCACGCCTGCCGAAGCTGGCGCCCGCCGAAGACGCGCCGATGGAACTCCTGGCGGGGTGA